From Candidatus Methylomirabilota bacterium, one genomic window encodes:
- a CDS encoding alpha/beta hydrolase: protein MRANTAAVHNQVTRRTFLGTAAAGVVAATTDPAVAQQPAPAPGGPRVKGPRVWLDMDQKELDDAYDQSVYAPNLQQIIGRYATNSEGVRARLGAPQRHAYGSTVIEALDVYPTKRPDAPINIFIHGGAWRAGLAKSYAFLAELFVRAGAHFVAPDFAWVQDVGGSLMPMAEQVRRSVAWVYRNARSFGGDPGRIYVSGHSSGGHLAGVVLTTDWGKDFSLPADIVKGGLCCSGTFDLKPVRLSARSRYVKFTDEMEQALSPQRHLDTLSAPVIIAYGTLETPEFQRQSRDFAAAVKAAGKPVQLLVAEGYNHFEIIETLASPYGLLGRAVLEQMKLAPA, encoded by the coding sequence ATGCGGGCAAACACAGCCGCGGTCCACAACCAGGTGACTCGACGGACGTTTCTGGGTACGGCGGCGGCCGGCGTCGTGGCGGCGACCACCGATCCGGCCGTCGCCCAGCAGCCCGCGCCGGCGCCGGGAGGGCCCCGGGTCAAGGGGCCGCGGGTGTGGCTCGACATGGACCAGAAGGAGCTCGACGACGCCTACGACCAGAGCGTCTACGCGCCGAACCTGCAGCAGATCATCGGGCGCTACGCCACCAACAGCGAAGGCGTGCGCGCCCGCCTGGGGGCGCCGCAGCGCCACGCCTACGGGTCGACGGTCATCGAGGCGCTCGACGTCTACCCGACCAAGCGCCCTGACGCGCCGATCAACATCTTCATCCATGGCGGCGCCTGGCGGGCCGGCCTCGCCAAGAGCTACGCGTTTCTGGCCGAGCTGTTCGTGCGCGCTGGCGCGCATTTCGTGGCGCCCGACTTCGCCTGGGTCCAGGACGTGGGCGGCAGCCTGATGCCGATGGCCGAGCAGGTGCGCCGCTCGGTCGCCTGGGTCTACCGCAACGCCCGGAGCTTCGGCGGCGATCCCGGCCGCATCTACGTCTCCGGCCATTCCTCGGGCGGCCATCTGGCCGGCGTCGTCCTCACCACCGACTGGGGCAAGGATTTCAGCCTGCCGGCCGACATCGTGAAGGGCGGGCTGTGCTGCAGCGGCACGTTCGACCTGAAGCCCGTCCGTCTCTCGGCGCGCAGCCGCTACGTCAAGTTCACGGACGAGATGGAGCAGGCGCTGAGCCCGCAGCGCCATCTCGACACGCTCAGCGCCCCGGTGATCATCGCCTACGGCACGCTCGAGACCCCCGAGTTCCAGCGGCAATCGCGCGACTTCGCGGCGGCCGTGAAGGCGGCCGGCAAGCCCGTGCAGCTCCTGGTCGCCGAAGGGTACAACCACTTCGAGATCATCGAGACGCTCGCCAGTCCTTACGGTCTCCTGGGCCGCGCGGTACTGGAGCAGATGAAGCTGGCTCCGGCGTGA
- a CDS encoding UbiD family decarboxylase produces MSLRDLTGWLEGADALGEVKTVKGADWDIEIGAITELAQHRENGPAVLFDEVKGYPAGYRILVNSLGSLKRTALTLGLDTNVTSPMQLVQAWRQHSKKIMPIPAKLVDSGPVMEHVETGSAVNVLEFPTPKWHEHDGGRYIGTGSVDITRDPEEGWVNLGCYRVMIHDERTVGFYISPGKHGRIHREKWFASGKPMKVAVSLGHDPLVFLAGSIEVPYGVSEYDWIGGVLGEPFEVIQGPETGLPLPANSEIVIEGTAYPDRQVPEGPFGEWTGYYASDTRPEPTIEVERVMYRSNPIMLGSPPGKPPSELTAYRAVMRSALIWDEMEKAGIPDIQGVWCHPAGGTRLLVVVSIKQRYAGHARQAALGAMSCRAGAYLGRYVVVVDDDIDPTNTWDVLWAICTRSDPEKDIDIVRRMWSGPLDPIIPAGQKGLNSRALIDATRPYEWKDKFPRVAISSKAVIEAAREKWGPLLFGSS; encoded by the coding sequence ATGAGCCTGCGTGATCTCACCGGATGGCTCGAGGGCGCGGACGCCCTGGGCGAGGTCAAGACGGTCAAGGGGGCGGACTGGGACATCGAGATCGGGGCCATCACCGAGCTCGCGCAGCATCGGGAGAACGGCCCGGCGGTGCTGTTCGACGAGGTGAAGGGGTACCCCGCCGGCTACCGGATCCTCGTCAACTCCCTGGGCTCGCTCAAGCGCACCGCGCTGACGCTGGGGCTCGACACGAACGTCACCTCCCCCATGCAGCTCGTGCAGGCCTGGCGCCAGCACTCGAAGAAGATCATGCCCATTCCCGCCAAGCTGGTGGATTCCGGGCCGGTGATGGAGCACGTGGAGACGGGGTCGGCCGTCAACGTCCTCGAGTTCCCGACGCCGAAGTGGCACGAGCACGACGGGGGCCGCTACATCGGGACGGGCAGCGTGGACATCACCCGGGATCCCGAGGAGGGCTGGGTGAACCTCGGCTGCTACCGCGTGATGATCCACGACGAGCGGACCGTGGGCTTCTACATCTCCCCCGGCAAACACGGCCGGATCCACCGGGAGAAATGGTTCGCCTCGGGGAAGCCGATGAAGGTGGCCGTGTCGCTGGGCCACGACCCTCTCGTCTTCCTGGCCGGGAGCATCGAGGTCCCTTACGGCGTCTCCGAGTACGACTGGATCGGCGGCGTCCTGGGCGAGCCGTTCGAGGTGATCCAGGGGCCGGAGACCGGTCTCCCGCTGCCCGCGAACTCCGAGATCGTCATCGAGGGCACCGCCTACCCGGACCGCCAGGTCCCGGAAGGCCCCTTCGGCGAGTGGACCGGCTACTACGCGAGCGATACCCGTCCGGAGCCCACCATCGAGGTCGAGCGTGTGATGTACCGCTCGAACCCGATCATGCTCGGGAGCCCGCCCGGCAAGCCGCCGTCGGAGCTGACGGCGTATCGCGCGGTCATGCGCTCGGCGCTGATCTGGGACGAGATGGAGAAGGCCGGGATCCCCGACATCCAGGGCGTGTGGTGCCATCCGGCGGGCGGCACCCGGCTCCTGGTCGTCGTCTCCATCAAGCAGCGCTACGCCGGCCACGCCCGCCAGGCGGCGCTGGGCGCCATGTCGTGCCGGGCCGGCGCCTATCTCGGCCGCTATGTGGTCGTGGTGGACGACGACATCGACCCGACCAACACCTGGGACGTCCTGTGGGCGATCTGCACGCGCTCGGACCCGGAAAAGGACATCGACATCGTCCGCCGGATGTGGTCGGGGCCCCTCGACCCGATCATTCCCGCCGGACAGAAGGGGCTGAACTCGCGGGCCTTGATCGACGCCACGCGCCCCTACGAGTGGAAGGACAAGTTCCCGCGGGTGGCCATCTCCAGCAAGGCCGTCATCGAGGCGGCCCGGGAGAAGTGGGGACCCCTCCTCTTCGGCTCCTCGTAG
- a CDS encoding TauD/TfdA family dioxygenase has protein sequence MPTELRPMHPSFGAEVVGVDLTRDLDGPTVAAVEAAWTRYSILLFRDVRMTPAQHVAFTRRLGPLHVMEPLEFNLPTHPEVFVVSNVEEDGRPVGLTRAGWGWHSDGEDKAIPNDGSFLYALEIPPEGGDTLFADTYAAFAALPADIRRTIAGRRACFSRVRLHHVHYPHLGPLTDEQKANRPDVWHPIARRHPRSGWTALYIGRWACQVEGLPEDEARDLIRYLQEFATRPEVVYRHRWRVGDAVLWDNRCTQHCATEFDDVRYRRRMHRTTLEGEPPLLADRPVPRPARA, from the coding sequence ATGCCCACGGAGCTGCGGCCGATGCACCCGAGCTTCGGCGCCGAGGTCGTCGGCGTCGACCTCACGCGTGACCTGGACGGGCCGACGGTCGCCGCCGTCGAGGCCGCCTGGACCCGCTACAGCATCCTGCTCTTCCGCGACGTCCGGATGACGCCGGCCCAGCACGTCGCCTTCACCCGCCGCCTCGGGCCGCTCCACGTCATGGAGCCCCTCGAGTTCAACCTTCCCACGCACCCCGAGGTCTTCGTGGTCTCGAACGTCGAGGAGGACGGCCGGCCCGTCGGGCTCACGCGCGCCGGCTGGGGCTGGCACTCGGACGGTGAGGACAAGGCCATCCCCAACGACGGGTCGTTCCTCTACGCCCTGGAGATCCCGCCCGAGGGGGGCGACACGCTGTTCGCCGACACCTACGCCGCCTTCGCCGCGCTCCCCGCCGACATTCGCCGGACGATCGCGGGCCGGCGGGCCTGCTTCAGCCGCGTCCGGCTCCACCACGTCCACTACCCCCACCTCGGGCCGCTGACCGACGAGCAGAAGGCCAACCGCCCCGACGTCTGGCATCCCATCGCCCGCCGCCACCCGCGCTCGGGCTGGACGGCGCTCTACATCGGCCGGTGGGCGTGCCAGGTGGAGGGGTTGCCCGAGGACGAAGCGCGCGACCTCATCCGCTACCTGCAGGAGTTCGCCACGCGGCCCGAGGTCGTCTATCGGCACCGGTGGCGCGTGGGCGATGCGGTCCTCTGGGACAACCGGTGCACCCAGCACTGCGCCACCGAGTTCGACGACGTCCGGTACCGCCGCCGGATGCATCGGACGACGCTGGAGGGCGAGCCACCGCTCCTCGCCGACCGGCCGGTGCCGCGGCCCGCCCGGGCCTGA